The Salvelinus sp. IW2-2015 linkage group LG34, ASM291031v2, whole genome shotgun sequence genome has a window encoding:
- the LOC139023655 gene encoding uncharacterized protein isoform X2: MANCMFFHTQIASIMEVLANAAVADICKLVDDDYTVFRLEITKSQKENRAMRRKLQLLELKVARDRAERTTRKRVLDSRPSSVKILDRYRGMARGHLTGGHRSFVKPAEHISWRDDQPIAVDEGSGTSTQHVIVIESVDAEAAGSGGSSLVKQERTEGEDPRHNRDIQTGEEAGVAPPVATKIIAASPQPRTRCSITEFSGTPNAVLKSETDTETLTVTHRLLHTGSDHRSDTERLQLGPLGCHPAPGSEYLLYGNPNPRTVHSHRDSGDVLEASNDPSCSYTTEMDPGNMPLGLETQTDLSRGDWNQYSSSVYSEGCLDKKGEVIVLDEVTVKVEGDVPLTWNVDETHLGEGHSQGRDLLDYRESLETNPYVLTHSPLHTLRGRDPVYTSMGPSDQVLNSNDRARAETQGGGATSDNSKDKPFLCMLCNKGFSCLQKVEIHQRVHTGVKPFSCTQCHMCFAQAGDLKRHHRVHTGEKPFSCHLCQASFSHSSNLKRHLKVHTGERPFACTHCGKRFSERRYLRIHQQKNHSTV; the protein is encoded by the exons gaatgcagccgtggcagacatctgtaaactcgtagacgacgactatacagtgtttcgtttggaaatcaCTAAAAGCCAAAAAGAAAACAGGGCaatgcggaggaaactacagctacttgaactgaaggtggcacgggaCCGCGCAGAGAGGACAACGCGAAAGCGCGTCCTCGACAGTCGccccagtagtgtcaagatcctcgaccgatacagaggaatggcaagag gacatctcactggaggccacaggagctttgtgaagccagcagAACACATctcatggagagatgaccaacccaTAGCTgtagatgaggggagtggaacctcaacccagcatgttattgtgatagag TCTGtagatgcagaggctgcaggttCTGGAGGATCGTCTCTGGTCAAGCAGGAgaggactgaaggagaggaccCACGACACAAtagagacatccagactggagaAGAGGCTGGCGTAGCGCCCCCTGTAGCCACAAAGATAATCGCCGCCTCACCCCAGCCCAGGACCCGATGCAGCATCACGGAGTTCAGTGGAACGCCAaacgccgtcctcaagtcagagacagacacagagactttaactgtaacacacaggcttttacacacaggatctgaccacagatcagacacagagagactgcAGCTGGGACCACTGGGCTGTCATCCTGCTCCCGGCTCAGAGTATTTACTTTACGGTAATCCAAACCCGAGGACTGTTCATTCCCATCGGGACTCAGGTGACGTGTTAGAGGCTAGCAATGATCCGTCTTGTTCTtacactacagagatggaccctggcaacatgcccttgggtttagagacacagactgatctgtctagaggggactggaaccagtacagtagtagtgtgtactctgaagggtgcctagataagaaaggggaggttatagtcttagatgaggtgactgtgaaagtggagggcgatGTTCCTCTGACATGGAATGTAGACGAGACTCACTTAGGAGAAGGACACTCACAAGGCAGAGATTTAttagattacagggaaagcttagagacaaatccaTATGTTTtgacccactcccctttacacacGCTCAGGGGTCGCGACCCAGTGTACACGTCGATGGGGCCTTccgatcaggtattgaactcaaacgacaGGGCTAGAGCCGAGACTCAGGGAGGGGGAGCCACATCAGACAATAGTAAAGACAAACCGTTCCTCTGCATgctctgtaacaaaggcttcagctgcctccagaaggtggagatccaccagagggtccacacaggggtgaaacccttcagctgtacccagtgtcacatgtgcttcgcccaggctggtgacctgaagaggcatcacagggtccacacaggggagaaaccattcAGCTGCCATCTGTGCCAGGCCAGTTTCTCACACTCATCCAACTTGAAgaggcacctgaaggtccacactgGAGAGAGGCCATTTGCCTGtacgcactgcgggaagaggttctcagagaggagatacctcaggatacaccagcagaaaaaccattccactgtataa
- the LOC139023655 gene encoding uncharacterized protein isoform X1: MANCMFFHTQIASIMEVLANAAVADICKLVDDDYTVFRLEITKSQKENRAMRRKLQLLELKVARDRAERTTRKRVLDSRPSSVKILDRYRGMARGGGHLTGGHRSFVKPAEHISWRDDQPIAVDEGSGTSTQHVIVIESVDAEAAGSGGSSLVKQERTEGEDPRHNRDIQTGEEAGVAPPVATKIIAASPQPRTRCSITEFSGTPNAVLKSETDTETLTVTHRLLHTGSDHRSDTERLQLGPLGCHPAPGSEYLLYGNPNPRTVHSHRDSGDVLEASNDPSCSYTTEMDPGNMPLGLETQTDLSRGDWNQYSSSVYSEGCLDKKGEVIVLDEVTVKVEGDVPLTWNVDETHLGEGHSQGRDLLDYRESLETNPYVLTHSPLHTLRGRDPVYTSMGPSDQVLNSNDRARAETQGGGATSDNSKDKPFLCMLCNKGFSCLQKVEIHQRVHTGVKPFSCTQCHMCFAQAGDLKRHHRVHTGEKPFSCHLCQASFSHSSNLKRHLKVHTGERPFACTHCGKRFSERRYLRIHQQKNHSTV, from the exons gaatgcagccgtggcagacatctgtaaactcgtagacgacgactatacagtgtttcgtttggaaatcaCTAAAAGCCAAAAAGAAAACAGGGCaatgcggaggaaactacagctacttgaactgaaggtggcacgggaCCGCGCAGAGAGGACAACGCGAAAGCGCGTCCTCGACAGTCGccccagtagtgtcaagatcctcgaccgatacagaggaatggcaagag GAggaggacatctcactggaggccacaggagctttgtgaagccagcagAACACATctcatggagagatgaccaacccaTAGCTgtagatgaggggagtggaacctcaacccagcatgttattgtgatagag TCTGtagatgcagaggctgcaggttCTGGAGGATCGTCTCTGGTCAAGCAGGAgaggactgaaggagaggaccCACGACACAAtagagacatccagactggagaAGAGGCTGGCGTAGCGCCCCCTGTAGCCACAAAGATAATCGCCGCCTCACCCCAGCCCAGGACCCGATGCAGCATCACGGAGTTCAGTGGAACGCCAaacgccgtcctcaagtcagagacagacacagagactttaactgtaacacacaggcttttacacacaggatctgaccacagatcagacacagagagactgcAGCTGGGACCACTGGGCTGTCATCCTGCTCCCGGCTCAGAGTATTTACTTTACGGTAATCCAAACCCGAGGACTGTTCATTCCCATCGGGACTCAGGTGACGTGTTAGAGGCTAGCAATGATCCGTCTTGTTCTtacactacagagatggaccctggcaacatgcccttgggtttagagacacagactgatctgtctagaggggactggaaccagtacagtagtagtgtgtactctgaagggtgcctagataagaaaggggaggttatagtcttagatgaggtgactgtgaaagtggagggcgatGTTCCTCTGACATGGAATGTAGACGAGACTCACTTAGGAGAAGGACACTCACAAGGCAGAGATTTAttagattacagggaaagcttagagacaaatccaTATGTTTtgacccactcccctttacacacGCTCAGGGGTCGCGACCCAGTGTACACGTCGATGGGGCCTTccgatcaggtattgaactcaaacgacaGGGCTAGAGCCGAGACTCAGGGAGGGGGAGCCACATCAGACAATAGTAAAGACAAACCGTTCCTCTGCATgctctgtaacaaaggcttcagctgcctccagaaggtggagatccaccagagggtccacacaggggtgaaacccttcagctgtacccagtgtcacatgtgcttcgcccaggctggtgacctgaagaggcatcacagggtccacacaggggagaaaccattcAGCTGCCATCTGTGCCAGGCCAGTTTCTCACACTCATCCAACTTGAAgaggcacctgaaggtccacactgGAGAGAGGCCATTTGCCTGtacgcactgcgggaagaggttctcagagaggagatacctcaggatacaccagcagaaaaaccattccactgtataa